A single genomic interval of Littorina saxatilis isolate snail1 linkage group LG17, US_GU_Lsax_2.0, whole genome shotgun sequence harbors:
- the LOC138953607 gene encoding BBSome complex member BBS1-like produces MPAMDEQPLEANDKWLDAYNDRVASLYTFTQCMTLSDIQADGDYKLIIADLGTGSYDMKLKVYKNTNLMSEHTIIDLPTGVVTFYMDTLEPRTPAIAVASGPYIYVYKNLRPYFKFTLPPLDIHPVEQDLWDQAKMDQVNPLVMRETLENLRMEGSVLTVRSLRMLQLDASDLDPFVQVHKASALKRQTVITCLGTLKKSLADDDAISCLVLGTENKAIYILDPEAFTVLATMELPSVPVFLSVNGLFDVEYRIVTSCRNGCVYTLKRGASEGVVKHCIELKSQPVGMERINKNIYVGTMDQMLHCFTAKGKKLWTVKMPSTIMTLEAIDFKPKGFKAVAVALANRQVQLYKEKYLVDVIHTEDVVTGLRFGRFAREEGTMVMTTKSGSLFVKILKRSAKFEERDLAAGPPSAQNVKLNVPKKTKLFVDQTLRERENAVSMHRTFQRDLYLLRLNVAREYAKALDNSMNPISSDPTEPLKLSAQIQGIGPTFKLTVNLQNTSLTQASSNLFITFEFDDRLYSFRKKFIQVPMLVPGLNYIFDTFIDCQNDKGVSDNVKVFVLKQGKSVPLITGVISMPVAETVIMS; encoded by the exons ATGCCGGCAATGGACGAACAACCGCT TGAAGCAAATGACAAATGGCTTGACGCCTACAACGACCGAGTGGCCTCATTGTACACTTTCACTCAGTGTATGACACTGTCAGACATCCAGGCAGATGGAGATTACAAACTCATCATCGCAGACCTGGGGACTGGCAGCTATGACATGAAGCTCAAAGTCTACAAAA ATACAAACTTGATGAGTGAACACACCATCATAGACCTGCCAACAGGTGTTGTCACATTCTACATGGACACACTGGAACCAAGGACTCCAG CAATTGCTGTGGCCTCTGGTCCATACATCTATGTGTACAAGAACCTGCGGCCTTACTTCAAGTTCACCCTGCCACCCCTGGACATCCATCCTGTAGAACAAGACCTGTGGGACCAGGCAAAAATG GACCAAGTAAACCCCCTTGTAATGAGAGAGACACTGGAAAATTTAAG AATGGAAGGGTCAGTACTGACAGTGCGATCACTGCGCATGTTGCAACTGGACgcaagtgaccttgacccattTGTACAGGTTCACAAAGCCTCCGCCCTCAAACGACAG ACTGTGATCACTTGCCTAGGCACCCTGAAGAAGTCTCTGGCTGACGATGACGCCATCAGCTGTCTGGTCTTGGGCACAGAGAACAAGGCCATCTACATTCTGGACCCTGAGGCCTTCACTGTCCTCGCTACG ATGGAGCTGCCCAGTGTTCCAGTGTTTCTAAGTGTGAACGGTCTGTTTGACGTGGAGTATCGCATTGTCACGTCATGTCGCAACGGATGTGTCTACACACTGAAGAG AGGGGCGTCGGAGGGAGTGGTGAAGCACTGCATAGAGCTCAAGTCGCAGCCAGTGGGGATGGAGCGCATCAACAAAAACATCTACGTGGGAACCATGGACCAGATGCTGCACTGCTTTACTGCCAAG GGCAAGAAGTTATGGACAGTGAAGATGCCCTCCACCATCATGACCTTGGAGGCCATCGACTTCAAGCCCAAAGGGTTCAAGGCCGTGGCGGTCGCCCTTGCCAACCGTCAGGTGCAGCTGTACAAGGAGAAGTACCTGGTGGACGTCATACACACAGAGGACGTGGTCACTGGGCTACGATTCGGCCGCTTCGCTCGGGAGGAGGGAACCATGGTCATGACCACTAAGT CTGGTAGCCTGTTTGTGAAAATCTTGAAACGGAGCGCCAAGTTTGAAGAGAGAGACTTAGCGGCTGGCCCCCCTTCAGCACAGAACGTCAAGCTGAATGTTCCCAAAAAGACCAAACTGTTTGTGGATCAGACTCTTCGGGAACGTGAAAATGCTGTTT CCATGCACAGGACCTTCCAGAGGGATTTGTACCTGTTGCGACTGAACGTGGCCAGAGAGTACGCCAAGGCCTTGGACAACAGTATGAACCCCATCTCTTCTGACCCCACTGAACCGCTCAAACTTTCTGCACAG ATTCAAGGCATAGGCCCGACGTTCAAGCTGACGGTGAACCTCCAGAACACATCCCTGACCCAGGCCTCCAGCAACCTCTTCATCACCTTCGAGTTTGACGACAGGCTCTACTCCTTCCGCAAAAAGTTCATACAG GTTCCCATGTTGGTGCCAGGCCTGAACTACATCTTTGACACTTTCATCGACTGCCAGAATGACAAGGGTGTCTCCGACA